A window of the Microcoleus sp. bin38.metabat.b11b12b14.051 genome harbors these coding sequences:
- a CDS encoding PCP reductase family protein yields MPDSEFSDDLKWTPEAKAKLKNIPYFVRGQARVRIEQLAREAETEVVTVDLVEQARIEFGQ; encoded by the coding sequence ATGCCAGATTCCGAATTCTCAGACGATTTAAAATGGACGCCCGAAGCCAAAGCCAAGCTAAAAAATATTCCCTATTTTGTCCGGGGACAAGCTCGCGTGCGAATCGAGCAATTGGCCCGCGAAGCCGAAACAGAAGTCGTTACCGTTGACTTAGTTGAGCAAGCTCGCATCGAGTTTGGGCAATAA
- the tpiA gene encoding triose-phosphate isomerase: MRKIVIAGNWKMYKTRAESLEFLQGFMSCLTETPEEREVVLCVPFTDLSVLSKNLHGSRIRLGAQNVHWQESGAYTGEISGQMLTELGVRYVIVGHSERRQYFGETDETVNLRLKAAQKSGLIPILCVGETKQQRDAGETEAHIFSQLAQDLVGVDQDNLVIAYEPIWAIGTGDTCETKEANRVIGLIRSKLTNPDVPIQYGGSVKGDNIDEVMAMPEIDGVLVGGASLEAASFNRIVNYK, from the coding sequence GTGCGGAAAATAGTTATAGCTGGCAACTGGAAAATGTACAAAACTAGGGCAGAATCCCTAGAGTTTCTTCAAGGATTCATGTCCTGCCTGACGGAAACCCCAGAAGAACGGGAAGTCGTGCTTTGCGTTCCCTTTACAGATTTGAGTGTCCTCTCGAAAAACCTCCACGGAAGCCGGATCAGGCTCGGTGCTCAGAACGTTCACTGGCAAGAGTCGGGAGCTTATACTGGTGAAATTTCCGGGCAGATGCTAACAGAGCTTGGGGTGCGCTACGTCATCGTCGGGCACAGCGAGCGCCGGCAATATTTTGGGGAAACTGACGAAACAGTGAATTTGCGGCTGAAAGCTGCTCAGAAATCCGGTTTAATTCCGATTCTGTGCGTGGGAGAGACAAAGCAACAGCGGGATGCTGGAGAAACGGAAGCTCATATTTTTTCTCAGTTAGCGCAGGATTTGGTTGGTGTTGACCAAGATAATTTGGTAATAGCTTACGAACCGATTTGGGCGATCGGCACTGGCGATACTTGCGAAACGAAGGAAGCTAACCGAGTTATTGGTTTGATTCGCAGTAAATTGACTAATCCTGATGTGCCTATTCAGTACGGCGGCTCTGTGAAAGGAGACAATATTGATGAAGTTATGGCGATGCCTGAGATTGACGGGGTTTTAGTAGGCGGTGCGAGTTTGG